The Siphonobacter curvatus genome includes a window with the following:
- a CDS encoding alpha/beta fold hydrolase, whose amino-acid sequence MRTFALALGLVLTFIHSQFVNAQTRKPASAGRAEYIEVEKNVKLHVVDLGEGQPIVLIHGWPLNNAMYEYQYQYLVEKGFRVIGISLRGFGKSDRPYGTYDFDTFSDDIKVVLEKLKIENAVLGGFSMGTAVTMHYVTKYNGAHIRKLALFGSSGPSWKKRADYPYGISDEDAASLIQQTKTNREQLVAGFGKGFAGQEEGLSPETTKWLESINLDASPYATTQAITALRDLDLRPQLEKIKIPVAIFHGVKDKLCDFAQAEQLHQRIKGSYLVRFEKSGHGLFLEEMDKFNTELEKFARS is encoded by the coding sequence ATGAGAACTTTTGCACTTGCCCTCGGATTAGTACTGACTTTTATCCATAGCCAATTCGTAAATGCCCAGACGCGTAAGCCAGCATCGGCAGGACGGGCCGAGTATATTGAAGTAGAAAAGAACGTTAAACTTCACGTCGTTGACTTGGGCGAAGGCCAGCCCATCGTACTCATCCACGGATGGCCTTTGAATAATGCGATGTATGAATATCAGTACCAATACCTGGTGGAGAAAGGATTCAGAGTCATTGGCATTTCGCTTCGCGGTTTCGGCAAGTCCGACCGACCCTACGGAACTTACGATTTCGACACCTTCTCCGACGATATCAAAGTGGTCCTAGAAAAACTCAAGATTGAAAATGCCGTACTCGGCGGCTTTTCGATGGGAACCGCAGTAACGATGCACTACGTCACTAAATACAACGGAGCCCATATCCGCAAACTGGCTTTATTCGGTTCGTCGGGGCCATCCTGGAAGAAGCGGGCCGATTATCCCTACGGCATATCGGATGAGGACGCGGCTTCGCTCATCCAGCAGACGAAAACGAATCGGGAGCAACTTGTAGCTGGTTTCGGTAAAGGATTCGCCGGTCAGGAGGAAGGACTTTCTCCAGAAACTACGAAATGGTTGGAAAGCATCAACCTGGATGCCTCACCCTACGCCACTACGCAGGCAATTACCGCCTTACGTGACCTCGACCTGCGTCCCCAGCTGGAAAAAATCAAAATTCCCGTAGCCATCTTTCACGGAGTAAAAGACAAATTGTGTGATTTTGCTCAGGCCGAACAATTGCACCAGCGAATCAAAGGCTCTTACCTCGTACGATTTGAAAAAAGCGGACACGGTTTGTTTTTAGAGGAAATGGATAAATTCAATACTGAACTTGAAAAGTTTGCCAGAAGCTAA
- a CDS encoding TlpA family protein disulfide reductase, whose protein sequence is MKFWLVLSSVFLGLSTTAWTQVIRWDIFTTVHLSVPSVDTTRSVTAQIFHSFPSYEYTEVQDSLTAERKDIWLQIPIRLAQDARIFIGEDRLQLWLTPNDTVHIQVTSFSQPLSKRFLFRGPSQPLQEYYLAKGITFPVTPSQQALNTGAQAPNLAQFSVQLDSITQQVTNFLQEYLQSHSLPDWFIAYEKNGIRYQDAELRLYMTFYQLDYQRKQQTLPAHYYRFLERLPIRNDSAQYHSNYQQFLSQYVPYYIRQKTGLSYRSKGYQAAFNRYVNQILGRKQADYFRLWSTGLDLLGEPKQVQQELAQHPFLPEYQYLRTYLDRRATTQLATLSKDAKAPPFFLTDTRDSLVSLSQFKGKVVYLCFWFTGCGGCIHEFPHEKQLVDTFAGKPVEIISICTQSSPQQWRNSIAKHKLNTLNLYANASWEKRLEKSYGIQVYPHYVLIDSEGRIAENYTSRPSQDAASKIKQLLKNAGKW, encoded by the coding sequence ATGAAATTTTGGCTAGTCTTAAGTAGTGTTTTCCTAGGCCTGTCGACCACCGCCTGGACCCAAGTGATCCGGTGGGATATCTTTACTACCGTGCACCTTTCGGTACCCTCGGTAGATACGACTCGGTCTGTTACTGCCCAGATCTTTCATAGCTTTCCCTCGTATGAATACACGGAAGTGCAGGATTCGTTAACCGCGGAGCGAAAAGATATCTGGCTTCAGATACCCATTCGCTTGGCTCAGGACGCCCGCATTTTTATTGGGGAGGATCGCCTGCAGCTCTGGCTTACGCCGAATGATACCGTTCATATTCAGGTCACTTCTTTTTCCCAACCATTAAGTAAACGTTTTCTCTTTCGGGGGCCTTCCCAACCGCTTCAGGAATATTATTTGGCTAAGGGGATAACGTTTCCTGTGACGCCTTCTCAGCAGGCCCTAAATACCGGAGCCCAGGCTCCTAACCTGGCTCAATTCAGTGTTCAGCTGGATTCCATTACTCAGCAGGTTACTAATTTCCTGCAGGAGTACCTACAAAGTCATTCTTTACCCGACTGGTTTATTGCATATGAGAAAAATGGTATCCGGTATCAGGATGCGGAGCTGCGACTGTATATGACGTTTTATCAACTTGATTACCAAAGAAAGCAGCAGACGCTACCGGCTCATTATTATCGTTTTCTCGAGCGACTTCCGATTCGAAATGACTCCGCTCAGTATCATTCTAATTATCAGCAGTTCTTAAGCCAGTATGTACCGTATTACATTCGCCAAAAGACGGGTCTTTCGTATCGTTCCAAAGGGTACCAAGCCGCTTTTAATCGCTACGTAAACCAGATTTTAGGAAGAAAACAAGCCGACTATTTTAGACTTTGGTCCACCGGCCTGGATTTGCTCGGTGAACCCAAACAGGTCCAGCAGGAATTAGCTCAGCATCCCTTTCTGCCTGAATACCAGTACCTTCGAACCTACTTAGACCGACGGGCTACAACTCAGTTGGCAACGCTTTCCAAGGATGCCAAAGCTCCACCGTTCTTCTTGACCGATACCCGTGATTCACTTGTTTCCTTAAGCCAATTCAAGGGGAAGGTAGTGTACTTGTGCTTTTGGTTTACGGGATGTGGGGGCTGTATTCATGAATTCCCCCATGAAAAGCAACTGGTGGATACCTTTGCAGGTAAACCCGTTGAAATTATTAGCATTTGTACCCAGTCCAGTCCGCAACAGTGGCGAAACAGTATTGCCAAACATAAACTGAACACGCTAAATCTGTACGCCAACGCGTCTTGGGAGAAAAGACTGGAGAAGAGCTACGGAATTCAGGTATATCCGCATTACGTACTCATTGATAGCGAGGGCCGTATCGCAGAAAACTACACCAGCCGGCCCAGTCAGGATGCCGCTTCAAAAATTAAACAGCTGTTGAAAAACGCAGGGAAATGGTAG
- a CDS encoding MFS transporter, with protein sequence MKSPFNAWLPKALIPLGVLILLVPTLALSGVYPANSADLVGGLGTLSEYVMMANYASTIGMLCSYPLLLKVKGYWNSRTVLLLSYGATLVLSVLCAETTYPEVMVGASFLIGFFKMFAMIELIIPIMFMISSVGDRARFYAFFYPLSIGIGQGSAYVTAAISYTYGWSYVYYVMVLATLVCLILTLLLYHNDPLEKRAPIQSIDGLSVVLLFSSLMLLNYVLCFAKYENWGESLTLQGASFGFLLTLIGFIGRQNYLTHPFLDLSVMKSKNVRLALFLILVMGIFFASSSLQSAITTGILRYDALTSAKLNLWMLPGVLLGGIVCLVWFKYQGGFKGIILLGFAAFTLYHLLLYFTVSPDMGLHDFYIPLVFKGLGLLLLYVGLGLYLANKMTMVGMINSGALMILFRSFVGPALFSAVYAFGLYQGQQQHLVNLAGKMDALDPLVTSRYLAARQSGTSLGPEAAQMMGARALLGSVQMQAVLLTVKEWMGYIVLAGFASMAFVSLRSFQPVNKRKLVNLRRRWRRLEPIPYPIP encoded by the coding sequence ATGAAAAGTCCGTTTAATGCCTGGCTACCTAAAGCCCTCATTCCGCTTGGTGTACTCATCCTGCTGGTTCCTACCCTAGCCTTAAGTGGGGTGTACCCCGCCAACTCGGCTGACCTGGTAGGAGGTTTGGGTACTCTGAGTGAATACGTGATGATGGCCAATTATGCGTCCACCATCGGCATGCTCTGTTCGTATCCCCTGCTGTTGAAAGTAAAAGGGTACTGGAATTCGAGGACTGTCTTACTGCTTTCGTATGGAGCTACTCTAGTGCTAAGTGTACTCTGTGCTGAAACTACGTATCCCGAAGTAATGGTTGGGGCCAGCTTCCTGATTGGCTTTTTCAAGATGTTTGCCATGATTGAGCTGATCATTCCCATCATGTTTATGATTAGTTCCGTTGGTGATCGGGCCCGTTTTTATGCGTTTTTCTATCCCCTCTCGATTGGTATTGGTCAGGGGTCAGCTTACGTAACGGCCGCTATATCGTATACGTATGGCTGGTCGTATGTGTACTACGTGATGGTCCTTGCTACGTTAGTTTGCCTGATTTTAACGCTGCTCCTTTATCACAATGATCCCTTAGAGAAGCGAGCACCCATCCAGAGCATCGACGGGCTAAGTGTGGTGTTACTCTTCAGTAGTTTGATGCTACTGAATTACGTGCTTTGCTTTGCTAAGTACGAAAACTGGGGCGAGTCACTCACCCTCCAGGGGGCAAGCTTCGGCTTTCTCCTCACACTAATAGGCTTCATTGGTCGTCAGAATTACCTGACTCATCCCTTTTTGGACCTTTCGGTGATGAAGAGCAAAAACGTACGGCTGGCTCTGTTCCTGATTCTGGTTATGGGTATCTTTTTTGCCAGTAGTAGTTTACAAAGTGCGATCACCACTGGTATTCTTCGCTACGATGCATTGACTTCCGCCAAACTTAATCTTTGGATGTTACCGGGCGTACTGCTGGGAGGCATCGTTTGCCTGGTCTGGTTTAAGTACCAAGGCGGTTTCAAAGGAATCATTCTTCTCGGATTTGCGGCCTTCACCTTGTATCACCTCCTACTCTACTTTACCGTAAGTCCGGACATGGGTCTGCATGATTTTTACATACCCCTGGTGTTTAAGGGTTTGGGCTTGTTGCTGTTGTACGTCGGTTTAGGGCTTTACCTAGCTAATAAAATGACCATGGTAGGCATGATTAACAGCGGGGCCTTAATGATCCTCTTTCGTTCCTTCGTAGGTCCTGCCCTCTTTTCCGCGGTGTACGCCTTTGGGCTTTATCAGGGGCAGCAGCAACATTTGGTAAATCTGGCCGGGAAAATGGATGCCCTGGACCCCCTGGTAACGAGTCGCTACCTGGCCGCTCGTCAATCGGGGACCAGCTTGGGGCCAGAAGCCGCCCAAATGATGGGAGCCCGAGCTTTGCTCGGTAGCGTACAAATGCAGGCGGTGCTTTTGACGGTGAAGGAATGGATGGGGTATATCGTGCTGGCGGGTTTTGCCAGTATGGCCTTTGTAAGTCTGCGAAGCTTCCAGCCCGTGAATAAACGAAAGCTGGTAAATCTGAGAAGAAGATGGCGTCGTCTGGAGCCCATTCCCTACCCGATTCCCTAA
- a CDS encoding HlyD family secretion protein, with translation MSTKATTEGHTHKKTKKVNLAKIVTNVLLVACIGGGAWWAYVHFARFEDQEVTNDAQIEEFINPINSRIGGYIKSIRFTEHQAVKKGDTLLVIDDRELKIQVAQAEAAYLEAQAGQGVTSSSINTVRNNTSVADANLAEMKVRLANAEQNYNRYVNLLKDESVSRQQFEMVSTEYEAMKAKYQAMITQRQSTELATSEVSKRLTVNAASIKRAQAALDMARLNLSYTVITAPYDGYVGRRTLQEGQLIQPGQALVSIVRDDQKWITANYKETQMSHIRIGQPVTIKVDALEGKTFKGTVTAISQATGSKYSMVPTDNSTGNFVKIQQRIPVRIDLENNTAEDLKLLRAGMNVEVEAQKL, from the coding sequence TCTTGCTCGTGGCCTGTATAGGAGGTGGAGCCTGGTGGGCCTATGTACATTTCGCCCGTTTTGAAGATCAGGAAGTTACCAATGATGCCCAGATTGAGGAATTCATCAATCCTATCAATTCTCGCATCGGTGGCTATATTAAGTCCATTCGTTTTACCGAGCACCAAGCCGTCAAAAAGGGCGATACGCTGTTAGTAATTGACGACCGGGAATTAAAAATCCAAGTGGCTCAGGCGGAAGCGGCCTATTTGGAAGCTCAGGCCGGACAAGGCGTTACGAGTTCCAGTATCAATACCGTTCGGAATAATACCTCTGTAGCCGATGCCAATCTGGCTGAAATGAAAGTTCGTCTGGCCAATGCCGAACAGAACTATAATCGGTACGTGAATCTATTGAAGGACGAATCCGTGAGTCGTCAGCAATTTGAGATGGTAAGTACTGAATACGAGGCTATGAAGGCTAAATATCAGGCTATGATCACCCAGCGGCAGAGTACCGAGCTGGCCACTTCGGAAGTCAGCAAACGCTTGACGGTAAACGCGGCGAGTATCAAACGGGCTCAGGCTGCTCTGGACATGGCCCGCTTGAATTTGAGCTATACAGTCATTACCGCTCCTTACGATGGGTATGTGGGTCGGCGTACGCTCCAGGAAGGTCAGCTGATTCAGCCCGGTCAGGCCTTGGTTTCCATTGTTCGTGATGATCAAAAATGGATTACCGCCAACTACAAGGAAACCCAAATGAGTCACATTCGTATAGGTCAACCCGTTACAATTAAAGTCGATGCCTTGGAGGGCAAAACGTTTAAAGGCACGGTAACGGCCATCTCGCAGGCGACGGGTTCTAAATACTCAATGGTACCGACGGATAACTCGACGGGAAACTTCGTGAAAATCCAACAGCGAATTCCCGTACGCATTGATCTGGAAAACAATACGGCGGAAGATCTGAAATTGCTCCGAGCAGGGATGAACGTAGAAGTCGAAGCCCAAAAATTATGA
- a CDS encoding MarR family winged helix-turn-helix transcriptional regulator produces MLDHPSRTNEPETLAFLLALVETKQILVNRLERSLAQKGQPSLTLRQWLTLALIQEGKSLKELAQLRGVSKQAMSQICEGLAQAAYIHLKPDHQDARVLQITMTTRGRKAVKDGFEQIEQIRKQLAETIPESIFNCLLLVLKAIHESKQEQTNYSCG; encoded by the coding sequence ATGTTAGACCATCCTTCACGAACGAACGAACCAGAAACCCTGGCTTTTCTATTGGCTTTGGTAGAGACTAAACAAATCCTCGTTAATCGCCTCGAACGTAGCTTGGCTCAAAAAGGGCAGCCTTCCTTAACCCTTCGGCAATGGTTGACCCTGGCTCTGATTCAGGAGGGAAAAAGTTTAAAAGAATTAGCCCAACTACGGGGCGTTTCCAAGCAAGCCATGAGCCAAATCTGTGAAGGTTTGGCTCAGGCAGCGTACATCCATTTGAAGCCAGATCATCAGGACGCCAGAGTTTTGCAGATCACGATGACTACTAGAGGTCGTAAGGCTGTCAAAGACGGCTTTGAGCAGATCGAGCAGATACGAAAACAGCTTGCAGAGACGATACCGGAGTCGATCTTCAATTGCCTGCTTTTAGTGTTAAAAGCGATTCATGAGAGTAAGCAAGAACAGACGAATTACTCCTGCGGATGA